A section of the Saccharopolyspora gregorii genome encodes:
- a CDS encoding acetaldehyde dehydrogenase (acetylating) — protein MSTGKATAAIVGSGNIGTDLLHKLHRSPLLAPRWMAGIDPGSAGLRRARELGVAADAGGVDWLLAQDERPDVVFEVTSAAVHRANAPRYAEAGIRAVDLTPAAVGPAVVPPVNLGEHLAAPDLNLITCGGQATIPLVHAVSRAAPVRYAEIVASVASVSAGPGTRANIDEFTRTTARGIERIGGAARGKAIIVLNPADPPMIMRDTVFCAVPPDSDRDAISGSLHRMVAEIAGYVPGYRLLGEPQFDLLGDDLRVGVFVEVEGAGDFLPPYAGNLDIMTAAAVRVGERLVRAGRPADAEERIS, from the coding sequence ATGAGTACGGGCAAGGCGACCGCGGCGATCGTGGGGTCCGGCAACATCGGCACCGACCTGCTGCACAAGCTGCACCGGTCCCCGCTGCTGGCGCCCCGCTGGATGGCGGGCATCGACCCGGGCAGCGCGGGGCTGCGGCGGGCCCGCGAGCTCGGGGTGGCCGCCGACGCGGGCGGGGTGGACTGGCTGCTGGCCCAGGACGAGCGCCCCGACGTGGTGTTCGAGGTGACCTCCGCGGCCGTGCACCGCGCGAACGCGCCCCGCTACGCCGAAGCCGGGATCCGGGCCGTGGACCTCACCCCGGCGGCGGTGGGCCCGGCGGTGGTGCCGCCGGTGAACCTCGGCGAGCACCTGGCGGCACCCGACCTGAACCTGATCACCTGCGGCGGGCAGGCCACGATCCCGCTGGTGCACGCCGTCTCCCGTGCCGCCCCGGTGCGCTACGCGGAGATCGTCGCCTCGGTCGCGTCGGTGTCGGCGGGTCCGGGCACGCGGGCGAACATCGACGAGTTCACCCGCACCACCGCCCGCGGGATCGAGCGCATCGGCGGCGCCGCGCGGGGCAAGGCGATCATCGTGCTCAACCCCGCCGACCCGCCGATGATCATGCGGGACACCGTGTTCTGCGCGGTGCCACCGGATTCCGACCGGGACGCGATCAGCGGCTCGCTGCACCGGATGGTCGCCGAGATCGCCGGCTACGTGCCCGGCTACCGGCTGCTGGGCGAGCCGCAGTTCGACCTGCTCGGCGACGACCTGCGGGTCGGGGTGTTCGTCGAGGTCGAAGGCGCCGGTGACTTCCTCCCGCCCTACGCGGGGAACCTGGACATCATGACCGCCGCGGCGGTGCGGGTGGGCGAGCGGCTCGTCCGCGCGGGCCGCCCGGCCGACGCGGAGGAGCGGATCTCGTGA
- a CDS encoding 2-keto-4-pentenoate hydratase → MLTDDQREDLAARLRRAERDRAPIPPLTDSHPLLTAEDAYEIQLGNIRRRLPGTEVVGHKVGLSSPVMQAMMGVDEPDYGHLLADMRLDPDVPVAVRRYCFPRVEVEVGFLLGVDLPGHGCTERDVLAGTAALVPAIELIDSRIADWRIRLADTIADNASSAGFVLGEQRIPPDSVDPRAIDAVLHRDGERIAEGRSDAVLGDPVRAVAWLARKVAGFGVRLRAGHVVLPGSCTRAVDVGAGAAFAAEFSTGGRRLGAASVTFR, encoded by the coding sequence GTGCTCACGGATGACCAGCGCGAGGACCTGGCGGCGCGACTGCGGCGGGCCGAGCGGGACCGGGCCCCGATCCCGCCGCTGACCGACTCGCACCCGCTGCTGACCGCGGAGGACGCCTACGAGATCCAGCTCGGCAACATCCGGCGGCGACTGCCCGGCACCGAGGTCGTGGGGCACAAGGTGGGCCTGTCCTCCCCGGTGATGCAGGCGATGATGGGCGTCGACGAACCCGACTACGGCCACCTGCTCGCCGACATGCGCCTCGACCCGGACGTGCCGGTGGCGGTGCGGCGCTACTGCTTCCCGCGGGTGGAGGTGGAGGTCGGGTTCCTGCTCGGCGTCGACCTGCCCGGCCACGGCTGCACCGAACGCGACGTGCTGGCCGGGACCGCGGCGCTGGTGCCCGCGATCGAGCTGATCGACAGCCGCATCGCGGACTGGCGCATCCGGCTGGCCGACACCATCGCCGACAACGCCTCCTCCGCCGGATTCGTGCTGGGGGAGCAGCGGATTCCGCCGGATTCGGTCGATCCGCGGGCCATCGACGCGGTGCTGCACCGGGACGGGGAACGCATCGCGGAGGGCCGGTCGGACGCGGTGCTCGGCGATCCGGTGCGGGCGGTGGCGTGGCTGGCGCGCAAGGTCGCCGGGTTCGGGGTGCGGCTGCGCGCCGGGCACGTGGTGCTGCCCGGTTCCTGCACCCGTGCGGTGGACGTGGGGGCGGGGGCGGCCTTCGCGGCCGAGTTCAGCACCGGCGGGCGGCGGCTCGGCGCCGCGTCGGTGACGTTCCGATGA
- the hsaB gene encoding 3-hydroxy-9,10-secoandrosta-1,3,5(10)-triene-9,17-dione monooxygenase reductase subunit codes for MTQAGPDQASFRRVLGRFCTGVTVVAGMDGARPVGFTCQSFAALSLDPPLVLFCPGRGSRTWPLLAASGRFCVNVLADRQEAVSTAFGRGGADKFAEVGWHPAPSGAPVLDDVLAWADCAVDAVHEAGDHYVVIGRVHALGEGDPRRPLLFYRGGYANVEEPPPPLIWPREDDWL; via the coding sequence ATGACGCAGGCCGGACCAGACCAGGCGAGCTTCCGGCGCGTCCTCGGCCGGTTCTGCACCGGGGTCACCGTGGTCGCCGGGATGGACGGCGCCCGGCCGGTCGGCTTCACCTGCCAGTCGTTCGCGGCGCTGTCGCTGGACCCGCCGCTGGTGCTGTTCTGCCCCGGGCGCGGCTCCCGGACCTGGCCGCTGCTGGCGGCGTCCGGGCGGTTCTGCGTGAACGTGCTCGCCGACCGGCAGGAAGCGGTGAGCACCGCGTTCGGCCGCGGTGGTGCGGACAAGTTCGCCGAGGTCGGCTGGCACCCGGCGCCCTCGGGGGCCCCGGTGCTCGACGACGTGCTGGCGTGGGCGGACTGCGCCGTCGACGCGGTCCACGAGGCGGGCGACCACTACGTCGTCATCGGCCGGGTGCACGCCCTCGGCGAGGGAGACCCGCGCCGCCCGCTGCTGTTCTACCGCGGCGGCTACGCGAACGTGGAGGAACCGCCGCCGCCCCTGATCTGGCCCCGCGAGGACGACTGGCTCTGA
- the kstD gene encoding 3-oxosteroid 1-dehydrogenase: MSAPVPTPDERFDVVVVGSGAAGMTAAITAARAGLRAVLVEKAARYGGSTARSGGGLWLPGNAVLARHDDTPERAAAYLDHIVGDTAPAELRRAFLDHGPAMLDEVLAATPLRLRWVPGYSDYYPEAPGGRAEGRSVEPKPLDGRLLGDELDRLEPDFTKAPPNFAVTQADFRRLNLVARHPRGVLRALRVGTRYLLATLLRKRLLVRGQALAAALRAGLRDQGVPLWLNTPLLDLLHEDGRVTGVLVRRDGAEVALRARRGVLLAAGGFERDAEMRRRHQRAPIGADWTVGAAANTGDAIRAAQRIGADVDLMDDAWWGPSIPLTGGPWFCLAERTLPGCLLVNGDGERFVNEAAPYVDAVHAMYGPGDGPARNIPTWLIADQRYRNRYPFAGLGPRHPFPRRWYDAGAVHRADTLAELAAAIDVPAEPLRGTVERFNAHARTGEDTDFGRGRSAYDRYYGDPTNRPNPCLAELTTAPYYAVRIVPGDLGTKGGLRTDARARVLRTDDAPIPGLYAAGNTAAAAMGRTYAGPGATLGPAMTFGHLAALHMAGAAPEPAANPDRGERRSQR; the protein is encoded by the coding sequence ATGAGCGCACCCGTCCCGACACCCGACGAGCGGTTCGACGTCGTGGTCGTAGGCAGCGGCGCGGCCGGGATGACCGCGGCGATCACCGCCGCGCGGGCCGGCCTGCGCGCGGTGCTGGTGGAGAAGGCCGCCCGCTACGGCGGATCCACCGCGCGCTCCGGCGGCGGCCTGTGGCTGCCGGGCAACGCGGTGCTCGCCCGCCACGACGACACCCCCGAGCGGGCCGCGGCCTACCTGGACCACATCGTCGGCGACACCGCCCCCGCCGAACTGCGCCGCGCGTTCCTCGACCACGGGCCCGCGATGCTCGACGAGGTCCTCGCCGCCACCCCGTTGCGGCTGCGCTGGGTCCCCGGCTACTCCGACTACTACCCCGAAGCCCCCGGCGGACGGGCCGAAGGCAGATCCGTCGAACCGAAACCCCTCGACGGCCGCCTCCTCGGCGACGAGCTCGACCGGCTGGAACCGGACTTCACCAAGGCACCGCCGAACTTCGCCGTCACCCAAGCCGACTTCCGCCGGCTCAACCTCGTCGCCCGGCACCCCCGCGGCGTGCTGCGCGCCCTGCGCGTCGGCACCCGCTACCTGCTCGCCACCCTGCTGCGCAAACGGCTGCTGGTGCGCGGGCAAGCGCTCGCCGCCGCCCTGCGCGCCGGACTCCGCGACCAGGGCGTGCCGCTGTGGCTGAACACCCCGCTGCTCGACCTGCTGCACGAGGACGGCCGCGTCACCGGCGTGCTGGTGCGCCGCGACGGCGCGGAGGTCGCGCTGCGCGCGCGCCGCGGCGTGCTGCTGGCCGCGGGCGGCTTCGAACGCGACGCCGAAATGCGCCGACGCCACCAGCGCGCCCCCATCGGCGCCGACTGGACCGTCGGCGCCGCCGCCAACACCGGCGACGCGATCCGCGCCGCCCAGCGCATCGGCGCCGACGTCGACCTGATGGACGACGCCTGGTGGGGACCGTCGATCCCGCTCACCGGCGGCCCCTGGTTCTGCCTCGCCGAACGCACCCTGCCCGGCTGCCTCCTGGTCAACGGCGACGGCGAGCGGTTCGTCAACGAGGCCGCGCCCTACGTGGACGCCGTGCACGCCATGTACGGGCCCGGCGACGGACCCGCCCGCAACATCCCGACCTGGCTGATCGCCGACCAGCGCTACCGGAACCGCTACCCGTTCGCCGGGCTCGGCCCACGCCACCCGTTCCCCCGCCGCTGGTACGACGCCGGAGCCGTCCACCGCGCCGACACCCTCGCCGAACTCGCCGCCGCCATCGACGTCCCCGCCGAACCGCTGCGCGGCACCGTCGAACGGTTCAACGCGCACGCCCGCACCGGCGAGGACACCGACTTCGGCCGCGGCCGCAGCGCCTACGACCGCTACTACGGCGACCCCACCAACCGGCCCAACCCTTGCCTGGCGGAGCTGACCACCGCCCCGTACTACGCGGTGCGCATCGTGCCCGGCGACCTCGGCACCAAGGGCGGGCTGCGCACCGACGCCCGTGCCCGCGTGCTGCGCACCGACGACGCACCGATCCCCGGCCTCTACGCGGCGGGCAACACCGCCGCCGCCGCGATGGGCCGCACCTACGCCGGACCGGGCGCCACTCTCGGCCCGGCCATGACCTTCGGCCACCTCGCCGCGCTGCACATGGCAGGCGCGGCACCCGAACCCGCTGCGAACCCCGACCGGGGTGAACGGAGGAGCCAGCGATGA
- the dmpG gene encoding 4-hydroxy-2-oxovalerate aldolase: MTELPRTFSDELDVRITDTSLRDGSHHKRHRFTAEEVRAIVTALDGAGVPVIEVSHGDGLGGSSFTYGFSTTPEQELIALAARTARRAKIAFLVLPGVGVLDDIAAAQDGGAQVCRIATHCTEADVSVQHFRLARERGLETVGFLMMAHSRPPEELAAQARIMVDAGCQCVHVVDSAGALVLEQVADRVAAIAAEVGAEAQVGFHGHENLGVAVANSVAAARAGAVQIDGSARRFGAGAGNTPVEAFVGVCDKLGIRTGVDFFAIADAAEDVVRPAMPQECLLDRAALMMGYAGVYSSFLRHAEVQAERYGVDAAALLVRAGERKLVGGQEDQLIALALELRAAAESDVDGARSST, from the coding sequence GTGACCGAGCTGCCCAGGACGTTCTCCGACGAGCTGGACGTGCGCATCACCGACACCTCGTTGCGCGACGGTTCGCACCACAAGCGGCACCGGTTCACCGCCGAGGAGGTGCGCGCGATCGTGACCGCGCTCGACGGCGCCGGAGTGCCGGTGATCGAGGTGAGCCACGGCGACGGGCTCGGCGGTTCCTCGTTCACCTACGGCTTCTCCACTACCCCCGAGCAGGAGCTGATCGCGCTCGCCGCCCGCACCGCCCGCCGGGCGAAGATCGCGTTCCTGGTGCTGCCCGGCGTCGGCGTGCTCGACGACATCGCCGCCGCCCAGGACGGCGGTGCGCAGGTGTGCCGGATCGCCACGCACTGCACCGAGGCCGACGTGTCGGTGCAGCACTTCCGGCTGGCCCGGGAACGCGGCCTGGAGACCGTCGGGTTCCTGATGATGGCGCATTCCCGGCCACCGGAGGAGCTGGCCGCGCAGGCCCGGATCATGGTGGACGCGGGCTGCCAGTGCGTGCACGTGGTGGATTCGGCCGGGGCGCTGGTGCTGGAGCAGGTCGCCGACCGGGTCGCGGCGATCGCCGCCGAGGTCGGCGCGGAGGCGCAGGTCGGGTTCCACGGGCACGAGAACCTGGGCGTGGCGGTGGCGAACTCGGTGGCCGCGGCGCGGGCGGGCGCGGTGCAGATCGACGGCAGCGCCCGCCGGTTCGGCGCCGGGGCGGGCAACACGCCGGTGGAGGCGTTCGTCGGGGTGTGCGACAAGCTGGGCATCCGCACCGGCGTGGACTTCTTCGCGATCGCCGACGCCGCCGAGGACGTGGTGCGCCCGGCGATGCCGCAGGAGTGCCTGCTGGACCGCGCCGCGCTGATGATGGGCTACGCCGGGGTGTATTCGAGCTTCCTGCGGCACGCGGAGGTGCAGGCCGAGCGCTACGGGGTGGACGCGGCGGCGCTGCTGGTGCGGGCGGGGGAGCGGAAGCTCGTCGGCGGGCAGGAAGACCAGCTGATCGCGCTCGCGCTGGAGCTGCGGGCGGCAGCGGAGTCCGATGTGGACGGTGCCCGATCCTCGACATGA
- a CDS encoding FAD-binding protein, translated as MQNLFHSEGAVGEEIEADVVVVGFGVAGACAALEAAEAGAEVVVLDRFGGGGTSRLSGGIVYAGGGTRPQRAAGVTDSVEDVHAYLRAEVGDAVSPATLRRFCAGGPEMIDWLEARGVRFGDALAPYKTSYPSRRHHLYYSGSEAAGGFRDLARPAPRGHRPVGRGTSGKVLHTALARAVRAAGVRILDQTRVTGLIRDGGEVRGVECATLRTAARPARALHRTAARLAAKPGIYLPALARRLHAVAERVERRRAVPLRIRARRGVVLAAGGFIADRELLRHHAPRHRGGLPLGTRADDGSGIRLGRSAGGTTAKLGNVSVWRFITPPSEFLHGVLVDEHGKRVCDESRYGAALGDALVHHHGGRGWLLIDAETRRRALRSLPRQTVWFQLLQALHLLHRRAVTAPTITEVAELAGIDPAGLAATAHAHDTAAPGADPVGKPAEFVRPLRTPPYTLLDLSIRPSAAYPCPMLTLGGLRVDEDTGAVLDERDRPVPGLHAAGRTAVGLCSNSYVSGLSLADCVFSGRRAGHWLAPGGGGERAHG; from the coding sequence ATGCAGAACCTGTTTCACTCGGAGGGTGCCGTGGGCGAGGAGATCGAGGCGGACGTGGTCGTCGTGGGGTTCGGCGTCGCGGGCGCCTGCGCCGCGCTCGAAGCCGCCGAGGCCGGTGCCGAGGTCGTCGTGCTCGACCGGTTCGGCGGGGGCGGCACCAGCAGGCTCTCCGGCGGCATCGTCTACGCCGGGGGCGGCACCCGCCCGCAGCGCGCCGCGGGCGTCACCGACTCGGTCGAGGACGTCCACGCCTACCTGCGCGCCGAGGTCGGCGACGCGGTGTCCCCGGCGACGCTGCGCCGCTTCTGCGCGGGTGGCCCCGAGATGATCGACTGGCTGGAAGCCAGGGGAGTGCGCTTCGGCGACGCCCTCGCGCCGTACAAGACCTCCTACCCGAGCCGCCGCCACCACCTGTACTACTCCGGCAGCGAGGCCGCGGGCGGCTTCCGCGACCTCGCCCGGCCCGCACCGCGCGGGCACCGGCCGGTGGGGCGCGGCACCTCCGGGAAGGTGCTGCACACCGCGCTGGCCCGAGCGGTGCGCGCCGCCGGGGTGCGGATCCTCGACCAGACCCGCGTCACCGGGCTGATCCGCGACGGCGGCGAGGTGCGCGGCGTCGAGTGCGCCACCCTGCGCACCGCGGCCCGGCCCGCGCGGGCGCTGCACCGGACCGCTGCGCGGCTGGCCGCGAAACCCGGCATCTACCTGCCCGCCCTGGCCCGGCGGTTGCACGCGGTCGCCGAACGGGTCGAACGCCGCCGCGCCGTGCCGCTGCGGATCCGCGCCCGTCGCGGGGTGGTGCTCGCCGCGGGCGGGTTCATCGCCGACCGGGAACTGCTGCGCCACCACGCGCCGCGCCACCGCGGCGGGCTGCCGCTGGGCACCCGCGCCGACGACGGCAGCGGCATCCGGCTCGGCCGGTCCGCGGGTGGCACCACCGCCAAGCTCGGCAACGTCTCGGTGTGGCGGTTCATCACCCCGCCCAGCGAGTTCCTGCACGGCGTGCTCGTCGACGAGCACGGGAAGCGGGTCTGCGACGAATCCCGCTACGGCGCCGCGCTGGGCGATGCGCTGGTCCACCACCACGGCGGGCGCGGCTGGCTGCTCATCGACGCCGAGACCCGGCGCCGCGCGCTGCGCTCGCTGCCCCGGCAGACCGTGTGGTTCCAGCTGCTGCAGGCGCTGCACCTGCTGCACCGCCGAGCGGTGACCGCCCCGACGATCACCGAGGTCGCCGAGCTCGCCGGCATCGACCCGGCCGGGCTCGCCGCCACCGCCCACGCCCACGACACCGCCGCGCCCGGCGCGGACCCGGTGGGCAAACCCGCCGAGTTCGTGCGGCCGCTGCGCACGCCGCCGTACACGCTGCTGGACCTGTCGATCCGGCCCAGCGCCGCCTACCCGTGCCCGATGCTCACCCTCGGCGGGCTGCGCGTCGACGAGGACACCGGTGCGGTGCTCGACGAGCGGGATCGGCCGGTGCCCGGGCTGCACGCCGCGGGGCGCACCGCGGTGGGGCTGTGCTCGAACTCCTACGTCAGCGGGCTCTCGCTGGCCGACTGCGTGTTCTCCGGGCGGCGCGCGGGGCACTGGCTGGCGCCCGGTGGAGGAGGGGAACGTGCTCACGGATGA
- the hsaA gene encoding 3-hydroxy-9,10-secoandrosta-1,3,5(10)-triene-9,17-dione monooxygenase oxygenase subunit yields MSEQDGRRIVDEVRGLLPGLRERAQKAEDARRIPEETVEELQRTGFFRMLQPARYDGVEAHPVDFYRAVRLLGSACGSTGWVASILGVHPWHLALFPQQAQDEVWAEDPSTLVSSSYAPMGRATVVDGGYRLSGRWSFSSGCDHASWAFVGGPAHDAAGEVVDFCTYLVPLGDYRVDDVWDTVGLRGSGSNDVVVDDVFVPAHRALSFLAMSEGRCPGHEINTGPLYRLPWGTVHPTTITAPIIGMAQGAYDAHVEHQGARVRAAYAGEKSKEDPFAKVRIAEAASEIDAAWLQLSGNIAEEYELVAAGEQVPMALRLRARRDQVRATTRCIEAIDRLFENSGGRALATGTPIQRFWRDAHAGRVHAANDPERAYTMFGTGEFGLPIKDSMV; encoded by the coding sequence ATGAGCGAGCAGGACGGGCGGCGGATCGTCGACGAGGTGCGCGGGCTGCTGCCGGGGCTGCGGGAACGCGCGCAGAAGGCCGAGGACGCCCGCCGCATCCCCGAGGAGACCGTCGAGGAGCTCCAGCGCACCGGGTTCTTCCGGATGCTGCAACCCGCCCGCTACGACGGCGTCGAAGCCCACCCGGTCGACTTCTACCGCGCCGTCCGGCTGCTCGGCAGCGCCTGCGGCTCCACCGGCTGGGTCGCCTCCATCCTCGGCGTGCACCCCTGGCACCTCGCGCTGTTCCCGCAGCAGGCGCAGGACGAGGTGTGGGCCGAGGACCCGAGCACGCTGGTGTCCTCCTCCTACGCGCCGATGGGCCGGGCGACCGTCGTCGACGGCGGCTACCGGCTGTCCGGGCGCTGGAGCTTCTCCTCCGGCTGCGACCACGCGAGCTGGGCGTTCGTCGGCGGGCCCGCCCACGACGCGGCGGGCGAGGTGGTGGACTTCTGCACCTACCTGGTGCCGTTGGGCGACTACCGCGTCGACGACGTGTGGGACACCGTGGGCCTGCGCGGCAGCGGCAGCAACGACGTCGTCGTGGACGACGTGTTCGTGCCCGCGCACCGCGCGCTGAGCTTCCTGGCCATGTCCGAGGGCCGCTGCCCCGGCCACGAGATCAACACCGGCCCGCTGTACCGGCTGCCGTGGGGCACCGTGCACCCCACCACCATCACCGCGCCCATCATCGGCATGGCCCAGGGCGCCTACGACGCGCACGTCGAGCACCAGGGAGCACGGGTCCGCGCCGCCTACGCCGGCGAGAAGTCCAAGGAGGACCCGTTCGCGAAGGTGCGCATCGCCGAGGCCGCCAGCGAGATCGACGCCGCCTGGCTGCAGCTCAGCGGCAACATCGCCGAGGAGTACGAGCTCGTCGCCGCCGGCGAGCAGGTGCCGATGGCGCTGCGGCTGCGCGCCCGCCGCGACCAGGTCCGCGCCACCACCCGCTGCATCGAGGCGATCGACCGGCTCTTCGAGAACTCCGGCGGGCGGGCGCTGGCCACCGGCACCCCCATCCAGCGGTTCTGGCGGGACGCGCACGCCGGGCGGGTGCACGCCGCCAACGACCCGGAACGCGCGTACACGATGTTCGGCACCGGCGAATTCGGCCTGCCGATCAAGGATTCGATGGTGTGA
- the hsaD gene encoding 4,5:9,10-diseco-3-hydroxy-5,9,17-trioxoandrosta-1(10),2-diene-4-oate hydrolase, whose product MGTAAETELDEHSTGRTAELPSGLRLHYHEAGAEHADAVVLLHGGGPGASAWSNFSRNVPVLARHFRTIAVDQPGFGRSGKPTEHGQYFTHSATALHELFDVLGLGRAHLLGNSLGGGTAVRFALEHPDRAGRLVLMGPGGLSLNLFAPDPTEGVRRLAEFAAPPGPSKQKLEAFLRTMVHDQSLITDELLEQRYAAAADPESLAAMRAMGESFRRAETVEQGLLWREAHRLRQRVLLVWGREDRVNPLDGALLALKLIPRAQLHVFGGCGHWAQLEKFAEFNRLVQDFLLD is encoded by the coding sequence GTGGGCACCGCAGCGGAAACCGAGCTCGACGAGCACTCCACCGGCCGCACCGCAGAACTCCCGTCCGGGCTGCGGCTGCACTACCACGAGGCGGGCGCCGAGCACGCCGACGCGGTGGTGCTGCTGCACGGCGGCGGCCCCGGCGCCTCCGCGTGGAGCAACTTCAGCCGCAACGTCCCCGTGCTCGCCCGGCACTTCCGCACCATCGCCGTGGACCAGCCCGGTTTCGGCCGTTCCGGCAAGCCCACCGAGCACGGCCAGTACTTCACCCACAGCGCCACCGCCCTGCACGAGCTGTTCGACGTGCTCGGGCTGGGACGCGCGCACCTGCTGGGCAACTCGCTCGGCGGCGGGACCGCCGTCCGCTTCGCGCTGGAGCACCCGGACCGGGCCGGGCGGCTGGTGCTGATGGGCCCGGGCGGGCTGAGCCTGAACCTGTTCGCCCCCGACCCCACCGAAGGCGTGCGGCGGCTCGCCGAGTTCGCCGCCCCGCCGGGGCCGAGCAAGCAGAAGCTCGAAGCGTTCCTGCGCACCATGGTGCACGACCAGTCGCTGATCACCGACGAGCTGCTGGAGCAGCGCTACGCGGCCGCCGCCGACCCGGAGTCGCTGGCCGCGATGCGCGCGATGGGCGAGTCGTTCCGCCGCGCCGAGACCGTCGAGCAGGGCCTGCTGTGGCGGGAGGCCCACCGGCTGCGGCAGCGGGTGCTGCTGGTGTGGGGACGCGAGGACCGGGTGAACCCGCTGGACGGGGCGCTGCTGGCGCTGAAGCTGATCCCGCGCGCGCAGCTGCACGTCTTCGGCGGCTGCGGGCACTGGGCGCAGCTGGAGAAGTTCGCCGAGTTCAACCGGCTCGTCCAGGACTTCTTGCTGGACTGA
- the hsaC gene encoding iron-dependent extradiol dioxygenase HsaC — protein sequence MGIRSLGYLRIEATDVEAWRVFGTKVLGMIEGDGPDPDAVYFRMDDFPARLVIVPGEADRLAQTGWEAANEAEVAEVARNLDAAGVSWKAGDAADLADRRVCGLIRFEDPSGNTQEVFHGAELRHRRVVSPYGHRFVTEEQGLGHVVLSTHDDAAALHFYRDVLGLRLRDSMRLAPELVGRPADGEPAWLRFFGCNPRHHSLAFLPMPTPSGIVHLMVEVADVDDVGLALDRAQRRKVPLSATLGRHVNDLMLSFYLRSPGGFDVEFGCEGRQVADEDWIARESTAVSLWGHDFSVGARG from the coding sequence ATGGGCATCCGCTCGCTGGGATACCTGCGGATCGAGGCCACCGACGTCGAGGCGTGGCGGGTGTTCGGCACCAAGGTCCTCGGCATGATCGAGGGCGACGGGCCCGACCCGGACGCGGTGTACTTCCGGATGGACGACTTCCCGGCCCGGCTGGTGATCGTCCCCGGGGAGGCCGACCGGCTCGCCCAGACCGGCTGGGAGGCCGCGAACGAAGCGGAAGTCGCCGAGGTGGCGCGGAACCTGGACGCCGCCGGGGTGTCCTGGAAGGCCGGGGACGCCGCCGACCTCGCCGACCGGCGGGTGTGCGGGCTGATCCGCTTCGAGGACCCCTCCGGAAACACCCAGGAGGTCTTCCACGGCGCCGAACTGCGGCACCGCCGCGTGGTCAGCCCCTACGGGCACCGGTTCGTCACCGAGGAGCAGGGGCTCGGGCACGTGGTGCTGTCCACCCACGACGACGCGGCGGCGCTGCACTTCTACCGCGACGTGCTGGGTCTCCGGCTGCGCGACTCGATGCGGCTCGCCCCCGAACTCGTCGGCAGGCCGGCCGACGGGGAACCGGCGTGGCTGCGGTTCTTCGGCTGCAACCCGCGCCACCACAGCCTGGCGTTCCTGCCGATGCCCACGCCCAGCGGCATCGTCCACCTCATGGTGGAGGTCGCCGACGTGGACGACGTGGGCCTGGCGCTGGACCGCGCGCAGCGGCGGAAGGTGCCGCTGTCGGCGACGCTGGGCAGGCACGTCAACGACCTGATGCTGTCGTTCTACCTGCGCTCGCCGGGCGGCTTCGACGTCGAGTTCGGCTGCGAGGGCAGGCAGGTCGCCGACGAGGACTGGATCGCCCGGGAGAGCACCGCGGTCAGCCTGTGGGGCCACGACTTCAGCGTCGGGGCCCGCGGATGA